The uncultured Desulfuromonas sp. genome has a segment encoding these proteins:
- a CDS encoding ATP-binding protein, with protein sequence MTFDGSSKVFDHTVFYPSTSTLLWYLLGRTFIVTLFLGGTVFLELPQSLQSFFSPDIRLIFLLSLTFFQICFSLLWLLRWQHHLRQFVQFQLVWDLLLSVLTVYVTGGVASLFSFLFIFVILSSALMATRTDVMVTVAASVVLYGGLIDLQYYGYLQVAPGLIEMTQSDVFYRLFLNVTAFLFAGLLGTILASRLRRSELLLQRERHDYAELERLNRVVLQNIPSGLIVIDAQGVIRSFNSAAATISGIAMSRALRSPLKNVFPQLRLAEMTLPVERGEFDYVKAEGDKRILGYNALSFSGGQQQEVGTLITFQDLTETKRLEQNLQLGERLAAIGKLAAGLAHEIRNPLASLSGSVQLLTEQASLDATDQHLLEIVNRETSRLNRLLGDFLVFARPRAPEKSSCSMRILINEVCELAKVDPIFSLVELGLDVLEDRILQIDSGQIHQALWNLLVNAAEFAQPPKKIIVGFDAAACSLWVDDNGPGVQNSEKKQIFEPFYSSRPEGTGLGLSISHAIVTAHQATIECLDNPWGGARFQINFEGTESEATV encoded by the coding sequence ATGACGTTTGATGGCTCATCTAAAGTCTTTGATCATACTGTTTTTTATCCATCAACTAGTACCCTGTTATGGTATTTGTTGGGCCGGACATTTATTGTCACACTTTTTCTTGGTGGAACCGTATTTCTAGAGCTCCCCCAGTCCCTGCAATCTTTTTTTTCGCCTGATATCCGCTTAATTTTTCTTCTGTCACTAACGTTTTTTCAAATCTGCTTTTCCTTGCTCTGGCTTTTGCGCTGGCAACATCATTTAAGGCAGTTTGTTCAATTTCAACTGGTATGGGATTTGTTGTTGAGCGTTCTGACTGTCTATGTGACAGGCGGAGTTGCCAGCCTATTTTCATTTTTGTTTATTTTTGTCATTCTGAGCTCCGCACTAATGGCCACCCGCACGGATGTTATGGTCACCGTTGCTGCGTCTGTTGTCTTATATGGTGGTTTGATTGATTTGCAGTATTATGGCTATCTTCAGGTCGCTCCGGGCCTCATTGAAATGACGCAGTCGGATGTTTTTTACCGACTTTTTCTTAACGTAACAGCTTTTCTTTTTGCCGGTTTATTAGGGACGATTCTAGCCAGTCGTCTACGTCGATCGGAGTTGCTTCTCCAACGGGAACGACATGATTATGCTGAATTGGAAAGACTTAATCGTGTTGTTCTGCAAAATATTCCCAGTGGCTTGATTGTCATTGATGCCCAGGGTGTGATCCGTTCTTTTAATTCAGCTGCGGCAACAATCAGCGGTATTGCGATGTCAAGGGCCCTACGTAGCCCATTAAAGAATGTCTTTCCCCAGTTGCGACTTGCGGAAATGACCTTACCTGTTGAGCGAGGTGAATTTGATTATGTCAAAGCCGAAGGGGACAAAAGAATTTTGGGGTATAATGCTCTCTCCTTCAGTGGGGGACAGCAGCAGGAGGTCGGCACACTGATTACCTTTCAGGACCTTACGGAAACGAAACGCCTGGAGCAGAATCTGCAACTTGGTGAACGACTGGCAGCCATCGGCAAATTGGCGGCAGGTCTAGCGCACGAAATCCGCAATCCTCTCGCCTCGTTAAGCGGCAGTGTTCAGCTGTTAACCGAACAGGCTTCCCTCGACGCGACCGATCAGCACTTACTGGAGATTGTGAATCGCGAAACAAGCCGTTTAAATAGGCTGTTGGGTGATTTTCTTGTTTTTGCCCGTCCCCGTGCGCCCGAAAAATCATCCTGCTCTATGAGGATACTCATCAACGAAGTGTGTGAACTTGCCAAGGTAGATCCCATATTTTCGTTGGTCGAGCTTGGTCTGGATGTGCTCGAAGATCGGATTCTTCAGATTGATTCAGGGCAAATTCATCAGGCGCTATGGAATTTACTCGTGAATGCTGCCGAATTTGCCCAACCCCCCAAAAAAATTATTGTCGGGTTCGATGCGGCAGCCTGTTCGTTATGGGTCGACGATAACGGTCCAGGAGTTCAAAACAGTGAAAAGAAACAGATATTTGAACCTTTTTACTCATCGAGACCCGAAGGGACGGGGCTGGGACTTTCCATTAGCCATGCGATTGTGACAGCGCATCAGGCAACAATTGAGTGTTTAGATAATCCATGGGGAGGGGCACGGTTTCAAATCAATTTCGAAGGTACGGAGAGTGAGGCAACTGTATGA
- a CDS encoding type II secretion system F family protein, giving the protein MAKFSWEGKIRSGQVQKGEMDAPSEAIARAQLRRQGIMPSKVKEKGTGMDMEIKIPGFEPKVTTKDLVVFTRQFATMIDAGLPLVQCLDILSNQQENSTFKRILTSIKEDVESGSTFAEALRKHPKAFDELFVNLIAAGEVGGILDTILNRLAAYIEKAQKLKKQVKSAMTYPITVVSIAVVVVGVILVFVIPAFEKIFADFGGALPAPTQVVINLSNFIQNYILFIIAAIVLMIFLFKKIYATSKGRDAIDDFALKLPVFGVLIRKVAVAKFTRTLGTMVSSGVPILDGLDIVAKTAGNRTVEKAIIKVRQSISEGNTIADPLSKSGVFPPMVCQMIAVGEQAGSIDTMLNKIADFYDDEVDDAVSNLTSMMEPLLMLFLGTTVGGLVIAMYLPIFKLAGAVGG; this is encoded by the coding sequence ATGGCTAAATTCTCTTGGGAAGGAAAAATTCGCAGCGGTCAGGTACAGAAGGGGGAGATGGATGCTCCCAGTGAGGCCATTGCTCGTGCTCAGTTGCGTCGCCAAGGGATTATGCCGTCCAAAGTGAAGGAAAAAGGCACGGGGATGGATATGGAGATAAAAATCCCCGGTTTTGAACCCAAAGTGACAACCAAGGATTTAGTTGTTTTTACAAGGCAGTTTGCCACAATGATAGATGCTGGGCTCCCTCTGGTGCAGTGTTTGGACATTCTTTCCAATCAACAAGAGAATTCAACATTTAAACGCATATTAACCTCAATAAAAGAAGACGTTGAATCTGGGTCGACTTTTGCTGAAGCGCTACGTAAGCATCCCAAAGCGTTTGATGAGTTGTTTGTTAATTTGATCGCTGCCGGTGAAGTCGGCGGTATTCTTGATACGATACTAAATCGTCTTGCGGCATATATCGAAAAAGCTCAGAAACTTAAAAAACAGGTTAAAAGTGCCATGACCTATCCAATTACAGTTGTGTCTATTGCTGTTGTTGTCGTTGGTGTTATTTTGGTATTTGTAATTCCTGCTTTCGAAAAAATATTTGCTGATTTCGGTGGAGCTCTTCCTGCACCAACTCAGGTCGTTATTAATCTAAGTAATTTCATACAAAATTATATTCTTTTTATAATTGCGGCTATTGTTTTGATGATTTTTTTATTTAAAAAAATATATGCAACATCTAAAGGCCGTGATGCCATTGACGATTTTGCACTTAAATTACCTGTTTTTGGTGTCTTGATTCGTAAAGTAGCTGTTGCTAAATTCACCCGGACCTTAGGGACTATGGTTTCAAGTGGTGTTCCTATTCTTGATGGTTTGGATATTGTTGCAAAAACGGCAGGAAATCGTACGGTTGAAAAGGCCATTATTAAGGTGCGACAAAGTATTAGTGAGGGAAATACTATCGCAGACCCTTTGAGTAAGTCTGGTGTTTTCCCCCCTATGGTATGTCAAATGATTGCCGTTGGTGAGCAGGCGGGATCAATAGATACCATGCTAAATAAAATTGCAGATTTTTATGATGATGAAGTTGATGATGCTGTGTCAAATTTGACCTCTATGATGGAACCTTTGCTAATGTTGTTTCTAGGTACAACCGTTGGTGGTTTGGTAATTGCCATGTATCTGCCGATTTTTAAACTAGCTGGTGCAGTTGGTGGATAA
- a CDS encoding type IV pilus twitching motility protein PilT has product MATIHDFLKVMVDSGASDLHVTTGAPPQIRIDGGIKPLNHPVLMPADTKKLCYSILTDAQKRKLEEENELDLSFGVKGLARFRGNVYIQRGAVAGAFRRIPYEFLSFEQLGLPPVIKDISRRPRGLVLVTGPTGSGKSTTLASMIDAINTERHDHIITIEDPIEYIHPHKGCIVNQREVGSDTHSFKKALKSILRQDPDVVLLGELRDLETIEAALTIAETGHLCFATLHTNGCVQTINRIVDVFPTNQQAQVRTQLSFVLEGVLSQTLIPRASGKGRVLALEVMVPNIGIRALIRDDKVHQLYSQMQMGQEKYGMQTMNQSLFSLYHRKLITLDDAMARSSERDELRQMIANPEAQLRRPQSGPKKMT; this is encoded by the coding sequence ATGGCAACGATACATGATTTTCTCAAGGTGATGGTCGATTCTGGAGCGTCGGATTTACATGTGACGACGGGAGCTCCGCCTCAGATCCGTATCGACGGCGGGATCAAACCGCTGAATCATCCGGTGCTGATGCCGGCCGACACAAAAAAATTGTGCTACAGCATACTTACCGATGCTCAGAAGCGTAAACTTGAAGAGGAAAACGAGCTGGACCTTTCCTTCGGTGTTAAAGGCTTGGCGCGTTTTCGAGGCAATGTTTATATTCAGCGTGGTGCTGTTGCCGGGGCCTTCCGGCGCATTCCCTATGAATTTCTCTCGTTTGAGCAGCTGGGTTTGCCCCCGGTGATCAAAGACATCTCCCGTCGTCCGCGTGGTTTGGTGCTTGTTACCGGTCCGACGGGCAGTGGTAAATCGACGACGCTGGCGTCAATGATTGATGCCATTAACACGGAACGTCATGACCACATTATCACCATAGAAGACCCCATCGAGTATATTCATCCGCATAAAGGTTGTATCGTCAATCAACGTGAAGTCGGCTCCGATACCCATTCATTTAAAAAAGCGCTCAAGTCAATATTGCGCCAGGATCCAGATGTCGTTCTTTTGGGTGAGCTTCGGGATTTAGAGACAATTGAAGCCGCTTTAACCATTGCTGAAACCGGGCACTTGTGTTTTGCCACCCTGCATACCAATGGTTGTGTCCAGACCATCAACCGCATTGTCGATGTTTTTCCAACAAACCAGCAAGCGCAAGTCAGAACGCAGTTGTCATTTGTTTTGGAAGGGGTTCTTTCCCAGACGTTGATCCCCAGAGCTTCTGGAAAAGGACGCGTTCTTGCCCTTGAAGTTATGGTGCCGAATATTGGAATCCGTGCTTTGATTCGCGACGATAAAGTGCATCAACTCTATTCACAGATGCAGATGGGCCAGGAAAAATATGGTATGCAAACCATGAATCAATCTTTGTTCAGCTTGTACCATCGTAAGCTGATCACGTTGGATGATGCCATGGCGCGATCTTCAGAGCGAGATGAATTGAGACAAATGATTGCTAATCCTGAAGCGCAGTTACGACGTCCTCAAAGCGGTCCAAAGAAGATGACCTAG